TTCGGCGCGTAATGCTGGGCGAGCATGCCCGGTGCCTGCACGGCCTCGGTGGCTTCTGCGAGTTTTTCGCCGAGCGCGCGTTCGATGTCCTCGCGCGCAAGGCCGCCGGGACGCAGGAGGCGCACCGGCTCGCCCGGCAGGCAGGCGATGACGGTCGATTCGACGCCGATCTCGGTGCGGCCATCATTGATGATGATCGCGACTTTGCCGGCGAGATCGTGTGCGACATGTTCGGCCGAGGTCGGCGAGACGCGGCCGGACGCGTTGGCGGAGGGGGCGACGACCGGCGCGCCGAATTCGTCGAGCAGTTTTTGCGCGACGGGATGGGACGGCACGCGGATCGCAACGGTCGGAAGGCCGGCGCGCGCCAGCTCATGCACCGGGCAATCTTGCGTGGAGGGCACGACGAGCGTCAGCGGGCCGGGCCAGAATGCCGCGCCGAGCTTTTCTGCGCGCGCATCGAACGCGCCGATTTTCCGCGCATCTTCGAGCGAGACGGTGTGGGCGATCAGCGGATTGAAACTCGGCCGGCCTTTGGCGGCGAAGATCTTGGCGACGGCGACACCGTTGCGCGCATCGGCGCCGAGCCCGTAGACGGTCTCGGTCGGGAAGGCGACGAGTTCGCCTGAGGCCAAAGCCCAGGAGGCCTGGCCGAGGGCTTCCGAAGTCGGCGGCAGGATTTTGGTCACGGACGGGGCTTTTTCGGGGGCGGTCACAATGTCTGCCTACACGCACTTGAGATGAAGGGAAACTCGCCAACATAAGGGATAGGAGAAAGTCTTGCCTTCCGCGGCGGGGCAGTGTTCCCTCCGGCCCAATCCCTATCCCGAAATGAGGCTCAAGCCCTTGGCCACACTTCTTCTGCACCACCCGACCTTTGCCAATCACAAGACCTCGGCCGGCCATCCGGAGAGGCCGGATCGCTACCGCGCGGTCGAGGCGGTTCTGGGCC
Above is a window of Terrihabitans soli DNA encoding:
- a CDS encoding L-threonylcarbamoyladenylate synthase — encoded protein: MTAPEKAPSVTKILPPTSEALGQASWALASGELVAFPTETVYGLGADARNGVAVAKIFAAKGRPSFNPLIAHTVSLEDARKIGAFDARAEKLGAAFWPGPLTLVVPSTQDCPVHELARAGLPTVAIRVPSHPVAQKLLDEFGAPVVAPSANASGRVSPTSAEHVAHDLAGKVAIIINDGRTEIGVESTVIACLPGEPVRLLRPGGLAREDIERALGEKLAEATEAVQAPGMLAQHYAPNALVRLNAEDVASNEAFLGFGATEPLGGRGIAHLNLSPSGDLSEAAANLFAYLRELDALGPSAIAVAPVPEHGLGEAINDRLKRAAAR